From the Pediococcus acidilactici genome, the window TTACGCCGCGTAGCCACTGAATCATACTCACCCTCTTCGATCATCTTGATCATTTGAGGTAACAACTCCGGTGGATCTTGTAAATCAATATCCATCACTGCTACTAGTTCTCCGCTCGCTTTTTGCAAACCAGCGTACAACGCCGCTTCCTTACCAAAGTTCCGTGAGAAACTAATGTAGTGAATTTCATCATGTAATTTCTGAAGTTTCTTGATTTCAACTAGGGTTTTGTCTTTCGACCCGTCATCGACAAAAATCAATTCGGGCTCGACGTCCATTTGATTTTCTACTTTCGCAAAGGCGTCGTAAAACAGCTCGACGGTTTCTTCTTCATTATAAGCTGGTACAATCACTGATAACTTTTTCAAATTAGTTCACCTGTCTAAATTTATGTCTAAACTTTTCTTTTCTTAAGTTTCATGTTTTACTTAAAAGGTTAACTCTAAAGAACTTGGAGATGAAACCTTGATTAAGCAACTTTTTGAAAAATATAAATCCCTTATATCATACCTCTTCTGGGGCGTGGTCACCACGTTGGTTAATATCGTGGTCTTTGCTGTATTAGCAGACCAATTACATATATTCTACCAAGTCAGCAACGTGATTGCTTGGTTTGTGTCGGTTTTGGTCGCTTATGTCAGCAACAAACTATGGGTGTTCAACTCCCATACCTCGACCACTAGTGATTTATTTGCCGAAGCGCTCCGCTTTTTTTTAATGCGGGCCGCTACGTTGGTGTTGGACATCATCATCCTCTACGTGGGGATTTCCCTGCTTCACGGAAATGACATCCTGGTTAAAATTATTGATAACGTCGTCGTCATCATTTCTAACTACGCTTTTAGTAAACTAGTCGTTTTTCGGACGAAGAAAAAATGGGAGTAATCCCATTTTTTTATTGCTCTAATTTTTCTAAAGCCGTGGCTTCGTCAATCACTTCTACGCCCAGGTCTTGCGCCTTAGTTAATTTGCTCCCGGCATCCGCACCCGCAATCAATACGTCCGTTTTTTTCGAAACCGAACCGGCCACGTCTGCACCTAAGTTCAACAGCTTTTCTTTTAGCTCGTTACGGGTAAAGTGCTCTAACTTACCAGTTAAGACCACCTTTTTACCGTTAAAGTAATTTTCTGGTGCTTCACTTGGTTGTGCGCCGAGGTATTCCATATTCACGTCCACGGCCTTCAACTCGTCGATCATGTTGCGCGCCGCTTCACTTTGGAAGAAGGTTGCCAAGTTATTAGCGAGCGTTTCACCAACCGTATCTACCGCGTCAAATTTCTCTACGGAAGCCTCCATTAACCGGTCCATTGTACCAAACGCTTCGGCAAGGGTCCGGGCCATCTTGGTTCCTACGCCCTGGATTCCAAGTCCGTTAACCAAACGTTCCAAAGAATTTTGCCGACTACGGTCAATGGCTTCTAGCAGGTTATTGACCCGTTTTTCCTTAAACCCGTCTAATTGGCTTAGTTGGTCGGCAGTTAATTTATATAGGTCGTCAAAATGGTGAATAAATCCCTTTGCATAAAGTTGTTGAATCTGTTTAGGTCCCAACCCCATAATGTTCATTGCATTGCGGGATCCAAAGTGTTCCAAACGCGCCACAATTTGCGCGGGACAATCTGGGTTAATGCATCGTAAGGCTACTTCACCATTTAAATGTACTAATTCTTTACCACAAGAAGGACATTGATCGGGAATGGTCAAGTCCGCCACGTCTGCTGGGCGCTTGTCCAAGACCACCCGGGTGATTTCTGGAATAATATCTCCTGCCTTATGCAATAGCACCGTATCGCCAATCCGAACGTCCTTAGCAGTAAGCTGATCCACGTTATTCAAGGTTGCCCGACTTACCGTGGTCCCAGCTAGTTGAACCGGATCCATGACCGCCGTCGGAGTAACTACCCCCGTCCGGCCCACTGACCATTCAATGTCACGCACCACGGTCGCTTCTTCTTCTGGAGGAAACTTGTACGCAATTTCCCAACGTGGCACCTTAACCGTGTGGCCCAACTCCGCTTGCAACTCCAAGTCATTAACCTTTAGAACGATTCCGTCAATCCCATAAGGTAAATCATCGCGTTGACCTTCATAACGTTCAATATAGTCCCAAACTTCGTCTAAGTTATGGCAAACCATCTGGGTGGGATTAGTGTTAAATCCTAACTCGGCCATTGCTTGAATGGCTTCGTGCTGAGTGCGTACTCCCAAAACTTCGGGTTCCACCAGCGTATAGATAAACGTGTCGAGCTCGCGTGCCTTGGTGATTTGCGTATTTAGTTGCCGCAAACTACCGGCCGCCGCGTTCCGTGGGTTAGCAAAAACGGATTTTCCCGCTGCCGATTGTTGTTCATTTAACTTCGCAAACGCTGCTTTCGGCATGTAGCATTCCCCCCGGACTTCCAAAGAAACGGGGCGACTAAGTGTTTGGGGAACTGACTTAATGGTTTTTAGATTTTTGGTGATGTCTTCACCAATGTTACCGTCACCCCGGGTGGAACCCTGCACTAGCTTGCCGTCTTCATAAACTAGTGAAATCGCTAATCCGTCAATTTTAAGTTCCACGTTGTAATCAACTGGATGACCCACGTTTTTCTGAATACGCTGGTCAAACTCCGCCAACTCTTCCTTAGAAAAAACGTCGCCCATCGACAACATTGGTTCGGTGTGGGTAACCTTGGTAAATCCGGCAAGTACTTCGCCCCCCACGCGCTGGGTGATTGAATCTGGCGAAGCAATTTCTGGAAATGCTTGCTCTAAAGTCTGCAAATCCGCATAGTTTTCGTCGTAAACGTAATCTTCGACTTCGGGAGCATCTTTGGTATAGTACAACTCGCTCCAGCGGTCGAGCTTCTCACGGAGTTGTTCCGCAAGTTCGTTAGCTTCCGTTAAGTTCATTTTTTCAATTGGCTTCGGTAAACTCATCTTTTCTCTCCTATTATATTTCTATAATTTCAGGTCAAGTTCGATCGGACAATGGTCTGACCCAAAAATCTCCGTATGAATTTTAGCATCCGCGAGCTGGTTATCCAATGCTTGGGAGGTCACAAAATAATCGATTCGCCAGCCGGCATTGTTGGCTCGCGCGTTAAATCGGTAACTCCACCACGAGTAAACGCCCTCTTTATCAGGGTAGAAGTAGCGGTAAGTATCCGTAAACCCGCTTTGCAGCAACTCGGTAAACTTTTGCCGTTCTTCATCAGTAAATCCGGCGTTATGATGGTTAGTGCGATCGTTTTTCAAATCGATTTCTTCGTGAGCTACGTTTAGATCCCCACAAAAAATTACCGGCTTAGTGTCGGCAAGTTGCTTTACGTAAGCTCGGAAGGCGTCGTCCCAGTTCATTCGGAAATCCAACCGGCGTAATTCTGGTTGTGAATTAGGGGTGTAGCAAGTAACTAAGAAAAATTCCTCGTATTCTAGGGTGATTACCCGGCCCTCTTGGTCAAATTCCGGAATTCCTAAACCATAAGAAACCGCCACCGGCTCCCGTTTAGTAAAAATGGCCGTTCCCGAATACCCCTTCTTTTCTGCGTAATTCCAGTATTGGTGGTACCCCGGCAAATCTAGGTCAATTTGTCCTTCCTGTAGCTTGGTTTCTTGAACACAAAACATATCCGCATCCAACTCGTTGAAAACGTCCAAAAAGCCGTGCTTTACCGCCGCACGTAAACCATTCACATTCCACGAAATTAATTTCAAAACCGTGCCCCCCATTTCTAGTTATCTCTTATAATTATCGCACAACTTGACGGAAATTTATTAAAGTTTGTCTAGCAAACTAGGTTGTTTACCACTTAAGCGGTTTTACGGTTATAATCAAGCTAGGAAGGTGATAAATTATGAAAATTAACGTTGCATTATCTAACGGGTACTTACCCGATCGTTTTGGTAAATACGCTCCCGCAACCGACAAGCTTCACGACCTACCAATTCGGTCTTTTCCCATTGAAATTAGTGGGTTGCCTACAGACACAGCGGCTTTGGCATTAACCTTGATTGATTACGATGCCGTTCCCGTTGCTGGTTTTCCGTGGATTCATTGGATCGCAACCGACATTGCCGTAACCGATCTAATTCCTGAAAACGCCAGCGCTTTGGAAAACGGGATGACCCAGGGAAAGAATAGTTACGTCTCTAAGTTTTTAGACGTAGATGATCCTGCAATCTTCGAACACTATTCGGGACCTAAGCCACCTACCGACCACGAATATACGTTGACCGTTTACGCGCTCAAGGAACCTACTAACCTACCTAAGGGATTCTATCTGAACGACTTAATGCGTAAAACCGAAGCATTAGCCTTAGATTCAGCGCAAATCAAGATTCCATCCCGCGGTTAAGTTTAGACCCTGGTTGGTTGATATAGGGTAGAGTTATTGAAAAAACGCTTTTTAAGAATTGAATTCTCAAAAAGCGTTTTTTGGTTGTTTTTCTAAATATGACGCAACGGGCACCAGTTCCCTAACTAAAAATCGGCAACTATGCCTAAATTAGACATAATTACCGATTCCTCATTAATATTCACAGTCTGCGCAATTTTTAGTTCATTTCTTAATTTTTGTTTCGCCGGGCCCGAGCCATTTTATCCAACTGCTTCTGGGCTTTTTTAGAACCCCGTTCTAGATCTTTACGCATTTTTCGTTGGTGAAAATCAGTAAAGAGGCTCTCCAAGTCATAATCCACGGGATACAATTTGTTGGCAGCCATTTTTAACCGCGTTCGTTTTCGTAAAACATTTTGAAAACTATGTTCTACAAAAACTGCTACCGTGTCATCGCCGTTATCTTCGTAAACTAGTCCCGTCTTTTTGAGTTCCGTTAAATAAACCTGATCGCCTTTTTGGTACCTCAATTCATTTTCTGCTTTATCGGACAGATCATCAGTCTTTGCCAACTTTGGAAACTGTATTTTTTCCGTTGCATATTCTGCCTGATTGGCAATATATTTATCTGCCCGCTGAATCAATGCTTTGGGCATCCTCATTTTTTTGGCAATCCAAAGCGCCTGACTGTCGCCAACTTCACCAACTTGCAGTACGTACTTCGGAGTTAGCGTTTCACGATCAAATTTCATTGCGGCCGGCGTAAAATCCGCATGCTTTTTAGTAAAATTCTTAATCTCTCCATAATGGGTCGTAGCAACAATCAGTGCTCCCTTTCGATATAAATCCTCCAGAATCGCGATCGCCAGTCCGGCCCCTTCGTTAGGATCGGTACCGCTGCCCAACTCATCTAATAAAACCAATGTATTGCGACCGGCATTTTGAACAATCTTTGCAATATTTTTCATGTGGGCAGAAAAGGTGCTGAGTTGATTTTCAATATTCTGCTCATCGCCGATATCCACAAATAGTTGGTCAAAAACTGCTAATTCAGTCCCTGCTTGGGCAGGAACTTGTAATCCAGCCATCGCCATCAAGGTTAACAATCCCACTGTTTTCATGACGATTGTCTTACCACCGGCGTTAGCACCAGTAATAATCAATCCCCGGTAATCCTTTCCTAATTGAAAGTCTAACGGCACGGGGGTACCGACCAAGAACGGGTGCCGCCCTTGAATTATATTAATGCGCTCCGCTTGGTTGATTTGCGGAGTAATTCCACCGTATTCCCGGCTATACTTCGCCCTTGCAAAGATAATGTCAAACATTGTCACAGCGTCAATAGCATTTAAAATACTTGTTCTTTGTTCACTTAATTCGCCCGTTAATTCAGCTAAAACCTGATAGCTTTCAGATTCGATGACTGCCTTTTGAAATGCGAGTTTTTCGTTAAGCTTAGCGACTAAATCCAGCTCGATATAAACGGTTTGACCGTTACTTGATTGATCCACAATCGTACCAGGAACCTTAAATTTATAGGATGCTTTAATTGGGACGGTTATCGAGCCTTGCTTTTCAACTATCAAAACGTCCTGGATCATCGGCTTGTTTTTAGGACTTCGCAAAAACTTCATTAGTTTATCGTGAATTTCGTCCTTGATGGTTTTAAACTGTCTTCGCGCCTTCCGAAGATCTCGAGAAGCATCATCTAATACTTCATAATCATCAACCTTTTGGTAAATGTGCTCTTCGGTAGTCGTGAATTTAGATAACGCCTGGCTGTACTTATATAGGGTCGGCGTCTGATACCGATTCTTTTCAAAGAATTTTTTTAACATCCGGTTACTACGCAAGAAATCTGCAAATTCGATTAGCTCCGCGGGTGTCAGAATCACGCCCTTATCAATTTTATTCATTAACCGGTTAATCTGTTTCAAGCCTAGTAATGGAATATATTGACCACTTTCAATAATTATTCGTGCTTCTTTAGTTTCTTGTTGTTTAACCCTGATACTTGCTAAATTGCTTTCAATTGGCATATTTTCAAGTTTCTCTTTACTAAAATCACCAACTGCTTTGGCAATAACTCCCCTTTTTACTCGGTCAAATTGTAGTTTTTTAAATAATGATTGATCAAACATCTCTTTTTCCTCTCATAAAAGAGACACCTATCCGATAAAACCTAATTAAAACAAAAAAGACCACAGTAATCCCCTGTCGTCTTCAAACTAAACTTAAAATTTATTTTGACAGGTATCGCTTGTAAAAGCATGCCAAAAAAACCGTCTTTCCCGGTTCAATTAGCGCCAATATTTACATTTAGATACTTGCCACACTCATCAAAATTTCCCCATTCGCGTTTAGATAGGTTTTATCAACAAGTAAATTAACAAATTTTAATAGGCTCGTCAAATCTTTGCTTTTTAAGTCCTCATTACCAATTAGAATTCTTTAAATTATTTTTTTAAAGTTGCGTATTTAAATTTAGGGAGGTTACCCGCCATTCCAGCCTTGTACGTTGGTAACCATACAATTATATCTCCCCAATTAAATTCAATTGAAATTATATAACAAATTTGTTATATTTCTAAGTATTAAAGAGGTTGATTTATGTACGAAATTGATTTTTATTTTGACAAAAATGGAAAAAGCCCAGTATCTGATTATATTGTGTCTCTTTCCAAAAGCCACCAAAAAAATGATCGAGCTATTCTAAAAAAAATTATCCACCAGCTTGATTTGTTACAAGATTTAGGGCCAATCTTAAAAGAACCTCAGGTCAAATTTATAAAAGGCTATAAATATCCTCTGATGGAGCTAAGACCACAACCCGAAAGAATTTTTTACGCCTCTTGGAATAAAAATCGTTATATTCTGCTCCATCATTACTCTAAGAAAAAAAATAGAACCAATCCCCGGGAAATTCACATTGCGATTAACAGATTAGACGATTGGTTACGTCGACATTAGAAAGGATTAGTTGATATGGCTACTTGGAACGAACTCAGAAAAAAAATCACTAAGAATATTCCAACTGAAGAGTTAAACCTTATTGAAACTCTTACTTATCTACAAGAACGTCGAATCAAGCTAAACATTACGCAAAAAGAGTTGGGTAAAAGAATTGGCATGGCACAATCTCGTATCGCTAAAATTGAAAGTCTTGACTCCACCCCTTCTTTAGAAACTCTAAATCGCTATGCACATGGTTTAGGATTGGAAATTAAACTAACTTTAAAACCATTCCTTCATAACCAGTAGTCGTTCTTTTCAATATAGACACTGCTCTAACTATAGTTCGTAGATTCTATGTATAAAACTCGTATTTAAAATAAAACAGAGGACGAAATTCACAATTGAATTTCGTCCTCTGTTAATTTTTAACCATTCTCTCGAAGCGTCCTTCTCCCCATGAAGAATGCTTCAAGACATTTCTCACTTTATTTTTGCTAGCTTTTTAACCAGTCGTACGTTCTCCGCTGCGATCGCTAGTATGCTTCTCCGTAAAACTACAGCTTTCTCGTATTCTAATACGTCGTACCGAAACATGCTTTTAACCCGAACTTTCTTCGATCAACTAAATCAAGAAATTAAAAATTGCGCTCTGCACTTTCCTGCTACACAGCCAAAACGGGCTCCATAACCAGCCCTCTTCAGTTAACCAAATTAAGGCATCAATCGCTCAACCCGCGATTAATGCCTTAATTTCTTTAATTTTCAAAAGTTACCCGGGGTTGAAAACACTCTAGATAAATTGAATCAACGTCATCACAATTGGTACGACTACGATGAATAGGACCGTACTTGTCGTTACCAAGTTGGTAGCGTATTTTACGTCACCATGTGATTCGTTTGCTAGGATTGGCATAACCGCTAATCCAGGTGCTGCTGCTTGCACAATCAACGTTTGCATTTCCATCGTTGGCAATACGTGTCCGGTGTGTGCACCAAGCAAAATCAAACCGGTAATTACCAATGGTGACAATACGAAACGACCAAGCAACGCAAAGACCGTATCACGGTCGAAGTGGATGCTCTTCAAGCCGGCGTCGTAAAGCACAATCCCAATGTAAATTAGTGACAATGGGGTTACCAAGTTACCCACGTAACTCAAGGTGTTACCAGCCCAGCTTGGCACTGGCAAACCGAGTACCAACCAGATGATGGCAACGATAAAACCAAGGAGTGGTGGCGGAAGTAGTTTCTTCCAGTTCACTTTACGTTCTGCAGTTTGGTCACCCTTTTGCTTAGTTGGGTCGTCGTTGGCAATCAAGAATACCCCGAACGCCCACGTCGAAACCGTGTTAGTTACGTAGTAAACCAAGAAGTATGCCAAGCTTTGCGAACCAAACAACGCAATGTTCAGTGGCAATCCAATGAAAATGGTGTTTGCGTTAACTACGGTATTCATAAAGAGTCCGCGGCGTCCTGGGCGAACTTTTAATAACTTAACCGTAATCCATGCAATGATATATCCAATAATTACTCCACCAAACGAATAAATCAATCCGCTTGATAAACTAACTAGTTTTGGTAACGTTAAATACTTCATTACCGATACAAAAATTGAAGCTGGTAGAGCTACGTTCATAATCAATTTTGAAATACTACCACTAAAATGGTCGTCAAACCATCCCATTCCTCGTAGACCAAAGCCAAGGGCCATCATCAACAGAATGGTAATAATACTTTCAACGGACGTAATAAATGCCGCCATCTTACCCACTCTCTCTTTCTCTTTATAACGAGCTTTTGGAAAATCTTCTTAATTCCTGAGCTTCTCTGTTGCACAGTCGAAACGTGTTTTTAAACCCAACTTCCTCCGGCTAACCAATCACAGCATCAATCGCCAAACCCGCGATTAATGCTGTGATCTAGTTAGTCCTCAGAAGCTCCCCGGGTCTAAAAACACTCTAATTTTCTTAATCCTCGAAGATTACCCGAATTCACTCACTCTCTCTTTTGTTATTCGTCATTTTCAACGGATCGACCCACCGGTCAAAGTCCGCTTCGTTCACCAAACCGCTCTTTAACGCAGCTTGCTTGAGGCTCAGTCCTTCCCGACTTGCTAGTTGGGCAATCTCTGCTGCTTGATGATAACCAATGTGTGGCGACAACGCCGTCACGGTCATTAGTGATTGTTCCACCAAGTCCAACATCCGGTCGGCGTTAATTTCAATTCCCGCGACCATTTTTTCGGTAAACTGAGCCACTACCCCGCTTAACAAATTGACGGAATCTAAAAAGTTGAAGATAATTACCGGTTTATAAACGTTCATCTCAAAGTTTCCTTGGCTAGCAGCAACGTTAATCGTTACGTCATTACCCATTACCTGAGTTGCTGCCATGGTCAATGCTTCCGCTTGGGTTGGATTAACCTTACCAGGCATGATTGAAGACCCGGGTTCGTTAGCCGGAATCGTCAATTCCCCATAACCAGCCCGCGGACCGCTTGCTAGGAAACGGATGTCGTTAGCGATTTTTAACAAATCGGCTGCCAAAGTTTTCACTGCGCCGTGCACAACTCCAATTCCAGAATGTGCACTGAGCCCGAAGAACTTGTTTTGGGTCGTAAATCGTAAGTCGTACACCTTACTCAATTCGTTGACCATTTCTAAGTCATAACCAGCAGGAGCGTTCAATCCCGTTCCTACCGCGGTTCCCCCAATCGGCAGTTCTAATAACGTATCCTTGAGCTTCGTCAAGTAGTCTAAATCATGTTCTAACGTACTTACCCAGCCACTAATTTCTTGGCCAAAAGTCAACGGCGTTGCATCTTGTAGATGGGTCCGCCCAATTTTAACCACGTCCCAATACTGTCTTTGTTTTTCCGTTAATGTGGCAATCAAGTTTTTAATCACTGGTAGAAGGCGGTTAATTGCTTGACTCGCCGCAATGTTCATTGCCGTAGGGAAGTCGTCGTTAGAGCTTTGCGATTTGTTGACGTCGTCGTTAGGTAAAAGCGCCAAATCAGAATCGATTTGTTGGGCAACGTGCACAATCACTTCGTTGACGTTCATGTTCGTCTGGGTTCCCGAACCAGTTTGGAAAACGCGCAGGGGGAAATCCTGCATTAAAGTTGCATCATCTAAGGCCAATAATTGGTCACTCGCCTTTTGAATTAACCGCGTTTTTTCGGTAGGTAATAATCCAAACCGATTGTTCACCCCCGCAGCCGCCTTTTTGACGTTAATTAATGCTCGAATTACTTCGACTGGCATCAACGGTCCCGTCGCAAAATTATGCCGACTGCGTTCAGTTTGTGCGCCCCATAAAGCCTGTTGAGGCACCTTTACCTTTCCTAATGTATCTTCTTCAATTCGATAGTCCGCCATCGTTATCGCTCCTAATTTTTAGTATTCAGGAGTCCACCGGGTATCTGCCACCGCTTTTTTCACGTCGGTGATGGTTTCTTTTGTCAATCCTTGATCAACTGCACTTTGGGCAATGCCTTCCGCAACCGTTTGTGAGAATTCACTCAACTTGGAAACTGGTGGCAATACCGCTGCTCCTGGTTTGCTTACGTCTACGATACCGCCCAATGAATGAGCAGCCTTAGAAATCATTGTATCATTTAATACTTTAGCAGTTGAGGCAATGACCCCTAAACCTAAACCAGGGTAAACCAACGCGTTGTTAGCTTGACCAATTTGGTAAGTAACGCCGTTGTATTCAATATCGTCAACCGGAATTCCGGTAGCAATCAAGGCGCGACCATCCGTCCACTTCAACAAGTCTTCCGCCTTTGCTTCAGCTAACTTAGTTGGGTTAGACAATGGGAAGATAATTGGGCGTTCCGTATGAGCAGCCATTTCACGAACCACTTCTTCGGTAAAGGCACCTGGTTTTGTAGAAGTACCAACCATGATAGTTGGGTGAACTGCCTTCACTACGGATAGCAAGTCGGTCAATTCTTCTGGGTTTTCAAATTCGCTGCGCTTACGTGCGAATGGCTTTTGTTCCGGCGTCAACGTTTCGTCATCATCAAACAAAAGACCTTGCTTATCGACCATGTAGAAGTGTTTCTTAGCTTCTTCTTCGGACAAGCCGTTTTCAACCATTTCTGCGTAAATCCGGCTCAAGATTCCGGCGCCTGCAGTTCCGGCACCGAAGCTTAGGTAAACTTGGTCCGTAATCTTTTGCTTAGAAATGTTTAGGGCACCTAAGATACCAGCCAAAGTAATAATTCCGGTACCTTGAATGTCATCGTTGAAAATTACGTAACGATCTTTGTACTTATTCAAAATCTTTGCCGCGTGGTCACGTCCAAAGTCTTCAAAGTGCAGGTACATATTTGGGAATAGGTTTTCTGCAGTTTGAACAAATTGATCCACAAATTCAAAGTAACGGTCGCCCTTGATCCGTTCGTGACGGTTACCAAGGTACATCGGATCCTTCAACAATTTTTCGTTGTTAGTTCCTACATCTAACACAACTGGAAGAACTTGGCTTGGGTCAATTCCAGCAGCAGCGGTATAAACCATCAACTTACCAACCGAAATGTCAACACCGTTAGTTCCCCAATCACCGATTCCTAAAATACCTTCTGCATCAGTAACTACGATCAAGCGAATGTCCCGGCCATCAGCCGCATTCTTCAACGCCGTTTCCATGTTATCTGGATCATCGATAGAAAGGAAAGTTGCGTTTTGTGATTGAACGTAAAGTTCACTGTAGTTTTCGATCGTATCCGCAATGGTAGGATCGTAAACAATTGGCATAAATTCAACAACGTGTTCACTGAACAACTTGTAGAATAGCACCCGGTTTTCGTTGAAAATTTGCATCAAGAATAACCGTTTTTCTAAATCGTTAGCCTTAGTTTGAAATTGAGCGTAAGTTTGCGCTACCTGTTCATCCAAAGTTTGGATGTATGGTGGAATCAAACCGTTAAGACCTAACTGATCGCGTTCTGCTTTTGTAAAAGCAGTTCCCTTATTTAAATAAGGATTGTTCAAAATACTCATTGCTTTTTCAGTCATTTTGCTTTCCTCCAATTTTGATTACGCGGTTAGTTTAAAACTCGCTAATTGCTATAGTCAAATTATTAGCATATTATAAATTATATTTATATTAGGCTGAAAAATCCTGATATAATAGGCTTATGGAGGAACGTTATGAACACTAAAGATTTAAAATATTTTCATTCGCTTGTAAAAAATAAAAACTTTTCTGCGGTTGCGGAAGAATTTAACGTTAGCCAGCCCACCATCAGCATGGCCATTCGGCGTTTAGAAGACACTTTCCAAACCACGTTGTTCACCCGCGATCAAGGCCGACACCATTTATCCGTCACCCTAAGCGGCCAACAACTG encodes:
- a CDS encoding AEC family transporter, coding for MAAFITSVESIITILLMMALGFGLRGMGWFDDHFSGSISKLIMNVALPASIFVSVMKYLTLPKLVSLSSGLIYSFGGVIIGYIIAWITVKLLKVRPGRRGLFMNTVVNANTIFIGLPLNIALFGSQSLAYFLVYYVTNTVSTWAFGVFLIANDDPTKQKGDQTAERKVNWKKLLPPPLLGFIVAIIWLVLGLPVPSWAGNTLSYVGNLVTPLSLIYIGIVLYDAGLKSIHFDRDTVFALLGRFVLSPLVITGLILLGAHTGHVLPTMEMQTLIVQAAAPGLAVMPILANESHGDVKYATNLVTTSTVLFIVVVPIVMTLIQFI
- a CDS encoding helix-turn-helix transcriptional regulator, whose protein sequence is MATWNELRKKITKNIPTEELNLIETLTYLQERRIKLNITQKELGKRIGMAQSRIAKIESLDSTPSLETLNRYAHGLGLEIKLTLKPFLHNQ
- a CDS encoding type II toxin-antitoxin system RelE/ParE family toxin, encoding MYEIDFYFDKNGKSPVSDYIVSLSKSHQKNDRAILKKIIHQLDLLQDLGPILKEPQVKFIKGYKYPLMELRPQPERIFYASWNKNRYILLHHYSKKKNRTNPREIHIAINRLDDWLRRH
- a CDS encoding class II fumarate hydratase, with protein sequence MADYRIEEDTLGKVKVPQQALWGAQTERSRHNFATGPLMPVEVIRALINVKKAAAGVNNRFGLLPTEKTRLIQKASDQLLALDDATLMQDFPLRVFQTGSGTQTNMNVNEVIVHVAQQIDSDLALLPNDDVNKSQSSNDDFPTAMNIAASQAINRLLPVIKNLIATLTEKQRQYWDVVKIGRTHLQDATPLTFGQEISGWVSTLEHDLDYLTKLKDTLLELPIGGTAVGTGLNAPAGYDLEMVNELSKVYDLRFTTQNKFFGLSAHSGIGVVHGAVKTLAADLLKIANDIRFLASGPRAGYGELTIPANEPGSSIMPGKVNPTQAEALTMAATQVMGNDVTINVAASQGNFEMNVYKPVIIFNFLDSVNLLSGVVAQFTEKMVAGIEINADRMLDLVEQSLMTVTALSPHIGYHQAAEIAQLASREGLSLKQAALKSGLVNEADFDRWVDPLKMTNNKRESE
- a CDS encoding exodeoxyribonuclease III — translated: MKLISWNVNGLRAAVKHGFLDVFNELDADMFCVQETKLQEGQIDLDLPGYHQYWNYAEKKGYSGTAIFTKREPVAVSYGLGIPEFDQEGRVITLEYEEFFLVTCYTPNSQPELRRLDFRMNWDDAFRAYVKQLADTKPVIFCGDLNVAHEEIDLKNDRTNHHNAGFTDEERQKFTELLQSGFTDTYRYFYPDKEGVYSWWSYRFNARANNAGWRIDYFVTSQALDNQLADAKIHTEIFGSDHCPIELDLKL
- a CDS encoding YbhB/YbcL family Raf kinase inhibitor-like protein; translation: MKINVALSNGYLPDRFGKYAPATDKLHDLPIRSFPIEISGLPTDTAALALTLIDYDAVPVAGFPWIHWIATDIAVTDLIPENASALENGMTQGKNSYVSKFLDVDDPAIFEHYSGPKPPTDHEYTLTVYALKEPTNLPKGFYLNDLMRKTEALALDSAQIKIPSRG
- a CDS encoding GtrA family protein, translated to MIKQLFEKYKSLISYLFWGVVTTLVNIVVFAVLADQLHIFYQVSNVIAWFVSVLVAYVSNKLWVFNSHTSTTSDLFAEALRFFLMRAATLVLDIIILYVGISLLHGNDILVKIIDNVVVIISNYAFSKLVVFRTKKKWE
- the ligA gene encoding NAD-dependent DNA ligase LigA; protein product: MSLPKPIEKMNLTEANELAEQLREKLDRWSELYYTKDAPEVEDYVYDENYADLQTLEQAFPEIASPDSITQRVGGEVLAGFTKVTHTEPMLSMGDVFSKEELAEFDQRIQKNVGHPVDYNVELKIDGLAISLVYEDGKLVQGSTRGDGNIGEDITKNLKTIKSVPQTLSRPVSLEVRGECYMPKAAFAKLNEQQSAAGKSVFANPRNAAAGSLRQLNTQITKARELDTFIYTLVEPEVLGVRTQHEAIQAMAELGFNTNPTQMVCHNLDEVWDYIERYEGQRDDLPYGIDGIVLKVNDLELQAELGHTVKVPRWEIAYKFPPEEEATVVRDIEWSVGRTGVVTPTAVMDPVQLAGTTVSRATLNNVDQLTAKDVRIGDTVLLHKAGDIIPEITRVVLDKRPADVADLTIPDQCPSCGKELVHLNGEVALRCINPDCPAQIVARLEHFGSRNAMNIMGLGPKQIQQLYAKGFIHHFDDLYKLTADQLSQLDGFKEKRVNNLLEAIDRSRQNSLERLVNGLGIQGVGTKMARTLAEAFGTMDRLMEASVEKFDAVDTVGETLANNLATFFQSEAARNMIDELKAVDVNMEYLGAQPSEAPENYFNGKKVVLTGKLEHFTRNELKEKLLNLGADVAGSVSKKTDVLIAGADAGSKLTKAQDLGVEVIDEATALEKLEQ
- a CDS encoding DNA mismatch repair protein MutS; amino-acid sequence: MFDQSLFKKLQFDRVKRGVIAKAVGDFSKEKLENMPIESNLASIRVKQQETKEARIIIESGQYIPLLGLKQINRLMNKIDKGVILTPAELIEFADFLRSNRMLKKFFEKNRYQTPTLYKYSQALSKFTTTEEHIYQKVDDYEVLDDASRDLRKARRQFKTIKDEIHDKLMKFLRSPKNKPMIQDVLIVEKQGSITVPIKASYKFKVPGTIVDQSSNGQTVYIELDLVAKLNEKLAFQKAVIESESYQVLAELTGELSEQRTSILNAIDAVTMFDIIFARAKYSREYGGITPQINQAERINIIQGRHPFLVGTPVPLDFQLGKDYRGLIITGANAGGKTIVMKTVGLLTLMAMAGLQVPAQAGTELAVFDQLFVDIGDEQNIENQLSTFSAHMKNIAKIVQNAGRNTLVLLDELGSGTDPNEGAGLAIAILEDLYRKGALIVATTHYGEIKNFTKKHADFTPAAMKFDRETLTPKYVLQVGEVGDSQALWIAKKMRMPKALIQRADKYIANQAEYATEKIQFPKLAKTDDLSDKAENELRYQKGDQVYLTELKKTGLVYEDNGDDTVAVFVEHSFQNVLRKRTRLKMAANKLYPVDYDLESLFTDFHQRKMRKDLERGSKKAQKQLDKMARARRNKN